One genomic region from Cryptosporangium minutisporangium encodes:
- a CDS encoding glycoside hydrolase family 1 protein: MTRSFPDGFLWGAATAAHQVEGNNLNNDWWRLEHEAAAAGVQFSGDALDSYHRFGEDMRLLADAGLNAYRFSIEWSRIEPSPGKFSRAELAHYRRMIDTALDLELTPVVTLHHFTHPAWFGRGSAWLRPDAVELFTRYVEQVCPILGGVEWVCTINEPNIVAINHGQLRRVEAGKEYQLQGALPDAEVGEALIAAHRAVAPLVRRATGAKVGWTVANQALTSTPGNEVTHADVQYQWEDRYLEPARDDDFVGVQSYTSQPVDENGVVAHPPHPDNTLMGWAYRPDALGIAVRHTAEVVGNVPIVVTENGIATPDDTRRIAYTTAALTALRDAIDDGIDVRGYLHWSLLDNFEWGRWEPTFGLIAVDRETFARRPKPSLAWLGNTAKANAI; this comes from the coding sequence GTGACTCGTTCCTTCCCCGACGGCTTCCTCTGGGGCGCCGCGACCGCTGCGCACCAGGTCGAAGGGAACAACCTGAACAACGACTGGTGGCGGCTGGAGCACGAAGCGGCCGCGGCCGGGGTGCAGTTCAGCGGAGACGCGCTCGACAGCTACCACCGGTTCGGCGAGGACATGCGGCTGCTGGCCGACGCGGGACTCAACGCCTACCGGTTCAGCATCGAGTGGTCGCGGATCGAACCGAGCCCGGGGAAGTTCTCCCGCGCGGAACTGGCGCACTACCGCCGGATGATCGACACGGCGCTCGACCTCGAGCTGACCCCCGTGGTGACGCTGCACCACTTCACCCACCCGGCCTGGTTCGGCCGGGGGAGCGCGTGGCTGCGTCCGGACGCCGTCGAGCTCTTCACGCGCTACGTCGAGCAGGTGTGCCCGATCCTCGGCGGCGTCGAGTGGGTCTGCACGATCAACGAGCCCAACATCGTCGCGATCAACCATGGCCAGCTGCGGCGCGTCGAGGCCGGCAAGGAGTACCAGCTGCAGGGCGCGCTGCCCGACGCCGAGGTCGGCGAGGCCCTGATCGCGGCCCACCGTGCCGTCGCGCCGCTGGTGCGTCGGGCCACCGGCGCCAAGGTCGGGTGGACCGTCGCGAACCAGGCGCTGACCTCCACCCCGGGCAACGAGGTCACGCACGCCGACGTGCAGTACCAGTGGGAGGACAGGTACCTCGAGCCCGCCCGCGACGACGACTTCGTCGGCGTGCAGTCCTACACCAGCCAGCCGGTCGACGAGAACGGCGTCGTCGCCCACCCGCCCCATCCGGACAACACGCTGATGGGATGGGCGTACCGCCCCGACGCACTGGGCATCGCGGTGCGGCACACCGCCGAGGTGGTCGGAAACGTGCCGATCGTCGTCACCGAGAACGGCATCGCGACCCCCGACGACACGCGCCGGATCGCCTATACGACGGCTGCGCTCACCGCGCTGCGGGACGCGATCGACGACGGGATCGACGTGCGGGGCTACCTCCACTGGTCACTGCTGGACAACTTCGAGTGGGGCCGCTGGGAGCCGACGTTCGGGCTGATCGCGGTCGACCGGGAGACGTTCGCGCGGCGGCCGAAACCCAGCCTGGCGTGGCTGGGCAACACGGCGAAGGCGAACGCGATCTAG
- a CDS encoding family 43 glycosylhydrolase — MSHPGMVRMICNPLDLPYRYQEIRPMLSGRTVHREAADPSIVRFRGRFYLFASMSRGFWHSADLVTWDYRPTEKLPPLDYAPDVREVDGALYISASRRDEPCPFFRSVDPLADDFVEVTPGAFPFWDPNLFQDDDGATYLYWGCDNKTPIYGTRIDPRTFAPIGDRVDLIAADTESRGWEQPGDDHVKQPPRTEMEKLIADYVGEGPFIEGAWMTRRGETYYLQYAAPGTEYNTYADGYFTGTGPLGPFTYSPHSPFSAKPGGFITGAGHGSTFQDQYGNWWHAATMRISVNHAFERRIGLFPAGFDDDGVLFCNQNFADYPMQVPDRRFDPWTEVSPAGMLLSYRSAATASSSLDEHGPELAVNENIRDWWVADSTEPGQWLRLDLGNLTTVHAVQVNLADHELAALAPETTDGRDPGHEYRGIYAASYPAELHVETSVDGRSWTTVHDGRGTGRDTPHLFATLDEPRRARYVRVTAGRLPFDGPLAISGLRVFGTGNGRPPADVAPRATRVDGRVARIEWDGVAGAQGYNVRYGLAPEKLYHSWLVYEQTDLDLRALNAGVDYWVAVDSFNENGITPGAPVPVTG; from the coding sequence ATGTCCCACCCGGGCATGGTTCGAATGATCTGCAATCCGCTCGATCTGCCCTACCGGTACCAGGAGATCCGGCCGATGCTGAGCGGCCGCACGGTGCATCGGGAGGCAGCCGACCCGTCGATCGTGCGGTTCCGCGGCCGGTTCTACCTGTTCGCCTCGATGTCCCGCGGCTTCTGGCACTCGGCGGACCTCGTCACCTGGGACTACCGGCCGACCGAGAAGCTGCCGCCGCTGGACTACGCGCCGGACGTGCGCGAGGTCGACGGCGCGCTCTACATCTCCGCGTCGCGCCGAGACGAACCCTGCCCGTTCTTCCGCTCGGTCGACCCGCTCGCGGACGACTTCGTCGAGGTCACGCCCGGTGCGTTCCCGTTCTGGGACCCGAACCTGTTCCAGGACGACGACGGCGCGACGTACCTCTACTGGGGCTGCGACAACAAAACCCCGATCTACGGCACGCGCATCGACCCGCGGACCTTCGCACCGATCGGCGACCGCGTCGACCTCATCGCCGCGGACACCGAGTCGCGCGGCTGGGAACAGCCCGGCGACGACCACGTCAAGCAGCCACCGCGCACCGAGATGGAGAAGCTGATCGCCGACTACGTCGGCGAGGGTCCGTTCATCGAAGGTGCGTGGATGACCCGCCGCGGCGAGACGTACTACCTGCAGTACGCGGCGCCGGGCACCGAGTACAACACCTACGCCGACGGCTACTTCACCGGGACCGGCCCGCTCGGCCCGTTCACGTACTCGCCGCACAGCCCGTTCTCGGCCAAGCCCGGCGGGTTCATCACCGGCGCCGGCCACGGCAGCACGTTCCAGGACCAATACGGGAACTGGTGGCACGCGGCGACCATGCGCATCTCGGTCAACCACGCTTTCGAGCGGCGCATCGGCCTCTTCCCGGCCGGTTTCGACGACGACGGTGTGCTGTTCTGCAACCAGAACTTCGCCGACTACCCGATGCAGGTGCCCGACCGGCGCTTCGATCCGTGGACCGAGGTCTCGCCCGCCGGGATGCTACTCTCCTACCGCTCCGCGGCGACCGCGTCCTCCTCGCTCGACGAGCACGGACCGGAACTCGCGGTGAACGAGAACATCCGCGACTGGTGGGTGGCGGACTCCACCGAGCCCGGGCAGTGGCTGCGGCTCGACCTCGGGAACCTCACGACGGTGCACGCCGTCCAGGTCAACCTCGCCGACCACGAGCTCGCCGCACTGGCGCCGGAGACGACCGACGGCCGCGATCCCGGCCACGAGTACCGCGGGATCTACGCCGCGTCGTACCCGGCCGAGCTGCACGTCGAGACGTCGGTCGACGGACGGTCGTGGACGACCGTGCACGACGGGCGCGGCACGGGGCGGGACACGCCCCACCTCTTCGCGACGCTGGACGAGCCCCGGCGCGCACGCTACGTCCGGGTCACGGCCGGTCGGCTCCCGTTCGACGGCCCCCTGGCGATCAGCGGACTCCGGGTGTTCGGCACCGGCAACGGCCGCCCCCCGGCCGACGTGGCACCTCGGGCGACCCGCGTCGACGGACGTGTCGCCCGGATCGAGTGGGACGGCGTCGCCGGCGCTCAGGGCTACAACGTCCGATACGGACTGGCGCCGGAGAAGCTCTACCACAGCTGGCTGGTGTACGAGCAGACCGACCTCGATCTGCGTGCGCTGAACGCGGGGGTCGACTACTGGGTCGCGGTGGACTCGTTCAACGAGAACGGCATCACCCCGGGCGCGCCCGTGCCGGTCACCGGCTGA
- a CDS encoding glycoside hydrolase family 2 TIM barrel-domain containing protein, giving the protein MTRQSFNEGWSYRPKVSAFQEVAGAGTETWTPVVLPHDALLSGTRRPDVPGGETTGFFPGGVFEYRTQFPVAAAERGNRIELEFDGVYRDAMVYVNGSLAGQRAFGYSRFAIRIDPYLRFGEDNEVRVHCRAHLDSRWYSGAGIYRDVTLVSKGPAHLANGSVRITTPDVDADRAVVEISVQVRNSTQETRTLTVSAAVADAEGSDLGRDRSPVTLLPGRTETVRHRVYVAQPSLWSVESPNLHTARIGLYDGDQLLDEESVRFGIRTLQLDPHRGLRINGREVTLRGACIHHDNGPLGAATIGRAEERRVEILKAAGFNAIRSAHHPMSSALLDACDRLGMLVMDEAFDMWTSSKSDFDYSFDFPEWWERDVEAMVAKDFNHPSVLFYSIGNEIPEAGSGTGAAWGRRLAEKVRSLDSTRFVTNGINGFVAVLDVVLPAMRRQRQSAEGGVNTMMAQMGAMLNHISSSELVTERTAESFAVLDVAGMNYADGRYELDRELFPNRVIVGTETFPSRIAEGWALVRANSHVLGEFTWTGWDYLGEAGVGVIRYADEVEPGSVSIAHRFPALTAWTGDIDITGRRRPISYYREIVFGLRSDPYLAVHRPENRHREVAIATPWSWSDAVASWSWDGCDGTAMGVEVYSDAEEIELLLNGDVVGRERVGAKKAYQADFEVPYRAGELTAVAYTAGQESGRHTLASASGTLVLRAEADRADIRATTDDLAFVSITLTDEEGTVYPARDRDVTVQVAGPAVLQGLASADPMNTESFLGDRHRTFDGRALAVVRPTGTGDITVRVEAPDCASVTVTLHAR; this is encoded by the coding sequence ATGACCCGACAGTCGTTCAACGAGGGCTGGAGTTACCGGCCCAAGGTCAGCGCCTTCCAGGAGGTCGCCGGCGCCGGCACCGAGACGTGGACACCGGTCGTGCTCCCCCACGACGCGCTGCTCTCCGGTACCCGCCGGCCCGATGTGCCCGGCGGCGAGACCACCGGCTTCTTCCCCGGCGGCGTCTTCGAGTACCGCACCCAGTTCCCGGTCGCGGCCGCCGAGCGCGGCAATCGGATCGAGCTGGAGTTCGACGGTGTGTACCGCGACGCGATGGTCTACGTGAACGGGAGCCTCGCCGGCCAGCGCGCGTTCGGCTACTCCCGCTTCGCGATTCGCATCGACCCCTACCTCCGCTTCGGGGAGGACAACGAGGTGCGGGTGCACTGCCGTGCTCACCTGGACAGCCGCTGGTACTCCGGCGCCGGCATCTACCGCGACGTCACGCTGGTGAGCAAGGGCCCGGCTCACCTCGCGAACGGCAGCGTCCGGATCACGACCCCGGACGTCGACGCGGACCGCGCCGTCGTCGAGATCAGCGTCCAGGTACGGAACAGCACGCAGGAGACCCGGACGTTGACGGTCTCGGCCGCCGTCGCCGACGCCGAGGGCAGCGACCTCGGCCGTGACCGCTCACCGGTCACGCTGTTACCCGGCCGCACCGAGACCGTTCGCCACCGTGTCTACGTGGCTCAGCCGTCGCTCTGGAGCGTCGAGAGCCCGAACCTCCACACGGCCCGGATCGGGCTGTACGACGGCGATCAGCTCCTCGACGAGGAGTCCGTTCGCTTCGGCATTCGCACACTGCAGCTCGACCCGCACCGCGGGCTCCGGATCAACGGTCGGGAGGTCACGCTTCGCGGCGCCTGCATCCACCACGACAACGGCCCTCTCGGCGCGGCGACGATCGGCCGGGCCGAGGAACGCCGCGTGGAGATTCTGAAGGCAGCGGGGTTCAACGCGATCCGTAGCGCGCATCACCCGATGAGCAGTGCACTGCTCGACGCGTGCGACCGGCTCGGCATGCTCGTGATGGACGAGGCCTTCGACATGTGGACGTCGAGCAAGTCCGACTTCGACTACTCGTTCGACTTCCCCGAGTGGTGGGAGCGCGACGTCGAGGCGATGGTCGCCAAGGACTTCAACCACCCCAGCGTGCTGTTCTACTCGATCGGCAACGAGATCCCGGAGGCCGGAAGTGGTACCGGGGCCGCTTGGGGACGCCGGCTCGCCGAGAAGGTGCGGTCGCTCGACTCGACCCGGTTCGTCACGAACGGCATCAACGGGTTCGTCGCCGTGCTCGACGTCGTCCTCCCCGCGATGCGCCGGCAGCGACAGAGCGCCGAGGGCGGGGTGAACACGATGATGGCCCAGATGGGGGCCATGCTGAACCACATCTCCAGCTCCGAGCTCGTGACCGAGCGCACCGCCGAGTCGTTCGCGGTGCTGGACGTCGCCGGGATGAACTACGCCGACGGCCGGTACGAACTGGATCGAGAGCTCTTCCCCAACCGGGTCATCGTCGGCACCGAGACGTTCCCCAGCCGGATCGCCGAGGGCTGGGCCCTCGTCCGCGCCAATTCGCACGTGCTCGGCGAGTTCACCTGGACCGGGTGGGACTACCTCGGCGAGGCCGGCGTTGGCGTCATCCGCTACGCCGACGAGGTGGAGCCGGGATCCGTCTCGATCGCCCACCGGTTCCCCGCGCTGACCGCCTGGACCGGCGACATCGACATCACCGGCCGTCGCCGCCCGATCTCGTACTACCGGGAGATCGTCTTCGGGCTGCGGAGCGACCCCTACCTGGCGGTCCACCGGCCGGAGAATCGGCATCGGGAGGTCGCGATCGCGACCCCGTGGTCGTGGAGCGACGCGGTGGCGAGTTGGTCGTGGGACGGCTGCGACGGCACGGCGATGGGCGTCGAGGTCTACAGCGACGCCGAGGAGATCGAGCTGCTGCTCAACGGCGACGTCGTCGGCCGGGAGCGGGTCGGCGCGAAGAAGGCCTACCAGGCCGACTTCGAGGTTCCGTACCGCGCCGGAGAGCTGACCGCGGTGGCGTACACCGCCGGGCAGGAGAGCGGACGCCACACGCTGGCCTCCGCATCCGGCACGCTCGTCCTTCGCGCCGAGGCCGACCGGGCAGACATTCGAGCCACCACCGACGACCTCGCGTTCGTCTCGATCACGCTCACCGACGAGGAGGGCACGGTCTACCCCGCGCGCGATCGGGACGTCACCGTGCAGGTCGCCGGGCCGGCGGTGCTGCAAGGACTGGCCAGCGCCGACCCGATGAACACCGAGTCGTTCCTCGGCGACCGGCACCGCACGTTCGACGGCCGCGCGCTCGCCGTCGTCCGTCCGACCGGCACCGGCGACATCACGGTTCGCGTCGAGGCACCCGACTGCGCATCCGTCACGGTGACGCTGCACGCACGCTGA
- a CDS encoding nitroreductase family deazaflavin-dependent oxidoreductase, translating to MTRSDAADGEYAPSRAEKIRDQVELFEASDGAAGNRVEGAPIVVVTTLGARSGRLRKTPLIRVEHEREYALVASMSGAPVHPAWYYNLTANPLAELQDGPVKRDYRAREVHGAERAIWWRRATDVWPAFELNQRHSRRRIPVLVLSPAAH from the coding sequence ATGACCCGCTCGGATGCCGCTGACGGGGAGTACGCACCGAGCAGAGCGGAGAAGATCCGCGATCAGGTCGAGCTGTTCGAGGCGAGCGACGGGGCTGCGGGCAACCGCGTCGAGGGCGCGCCGATCGTCGTCGTGACGACGCTGGGGGCCAGGTCGGGTCGCTTGCGCAAGACACCACTCATCCGCGTCGAGCACGAGCGTGAGTACGCGCTCGTGGCGTCGATGAGCGGCGCCCCCGTGCACCCGGCCTGGTATTACAACCTGACCGCGAACCCGCTGGCGGAGTTACAGGACGGCCCCGTCAAGCGCGACTACCGAGCACGCGAGGTGCACGGTGCCGAGCGGGCGATCTGGTGGCGCCGGGCGACGGACGTCTGGCCGGCGTTCGAGCTCAACCAGCGGCACTCCCGGCGTCGCATTCCGGTCCTCGTACTGAGTCCGGCGGCTCACTGA
- a CDS encoding FAD-dependent oxidoreductase has product MSRTAPVPASEVRVWDGEADVVVAGNGSAGASAAIEAARAGADVLVLDAAGGWGGASAMSGGEIYLGGGTPLQKACGVTDSPEAMFRFLQLATGPGADDEKLSVYCEHSVEHYDWLVGCGVPFVGELWTEPSWEAPTGYGLMYTGGENAAPFVDLVPPAPRGHIVHMEDKKPGERSAGWELMNHLVRTAADAGAAVRYDTRVERLIVDDGVVVGVEAVTAGQPVRLRARRGVVLASGGFGADTAMLEQHSPRLAGNWLVGTDGDDGRGIRMAQAVGAAVRHMDAGQVAFPADPALVFRSILLDARGRRFVTEDTYPGRIGQTALFRQDRQVFVLFDETADEELRSKTGVPPRPTWVSDDLPELAALMGVPADVLTQTVETYNAHAARGEDPLFGKSARWLRPLRPPYGVVDLRKIPYGIFTLGGLHTSVRGEVLDSGGDPIPGLFAAGRVTNGIPAWGYCSGTSLGDATFFGRRAGRAAGSGTAGTG; this is encoded by the coding sequence ATGAGCCGCACTGCGCCGGTCCCGGCGTCGGAGGTGCGGGTCTGGGACGGCGAAGCCGACGTCGTCGTCGCGGGGAACGGCAGCGCCGGCGCGAGCGCGGCGATCGAAGCCGCACGCGCCGGCGCCGACGTGCTGGTCCTCGACGCCGCGGGCGGCTGGGGCGGGGCCTCGGCGATGTCCGGCGGGGAGATCTACCTCGGCGGCGGAACGCCGCTGCAGAAGGCGTGCGGGGTGACCGACAGTCCCGAGGCCATGTTCCGGTTCCTGCAACTGGCCACCGGCCCCGGCGCGGACGACGAGAAGCTCAGCGTGTACTGCGAGCACTCGGTGGAGCACTACGACTGGCTGGTCGGGTGCGGTGTGCCGTTCGTCGGCGAGCTCTGGACGGAGCCGTCCTGGGAGGCGCCCACCGGCTACGGCTTGATGTACACCGGCGGGGAGAACGCCGCTCCGTTCGTCGATCTGGTGCCGCCCGCTCCGCGTGGTCACATCGTCCACATGGAGGACAAGAAGCCCGGCGAACGGTCGGCGGGCTGGGAGCTGATGAACCACCTGGTGCGCACGGCGGCCGACGCCGGCGCCGCGGTCCGCTACGACACCCGGGTGGAGCGCCTGATCGTCGACGACGGTGTCGTCGTCGGCGTGGAGGCGGTCACCGCGGGTCAGCCGGTGCGCCTCCGAGCGCGTCGGGGCGTCGTGCTGGCATCCGGCGGTTTCGGCGCCGACACCGCGATGCTCGAGCAGCACAGCCCGCGGCTGGCCGGCAACTGGCTGGTCGGCACCGACGGCGACGACGGGCGCGGGATCCGGATGGCGCAGGCGGTCGGCGCGGCGGTCCGTCACATGGACGCCGGTCAGGTCGCGTTCCCCGCGGACCCGGCGCTGGTGTTCCGCTCGATCCTGCTGGATGCCCGTGGCCGCCGCTTCGTCACCGAGGACACCTATCCCGGTCGGATCGGACAGACCGCGCTGTTCCGGCAGGACCGTCAGGTGTTCGTGCTCTTCGACGAGACCGCCGACGAGGAGCTCCGGTCGAAAACCGGGGTGCCCCCGCGGCCCACCTGGGTGTCCGACGACCTGCCCGAGCTGGCGGCGTTGATGGGCGTCCCGGCCGACGTGCTGACCCAGACCGTCGAGACGTACAACGCGCACGCGGCCCGCGGTGAGGACCCGCTGTTCGGGAAGTCCGCGCGGTGGCTGCGGCCGCTGCGACCGCCGTACGGCGTCGTCGACCTGCGGAAGATCCCCTACGGCATCTTCACGCTCGGCGGGCTGCACACCTCCGTGCGGGGCGAGGTGCTCGACAGCGGCGGCGATCCGATCCCCGGCCTGTTCGCGGCCGGCCGGGTGACCAACGGAATCCCGGCCTGGGGCTACTGCAGCGGCACGTCGCTGGGCGACGCGACGTTCTTCGGACGTCGCGCCGGCCGGGCGGCGGGGTCCGGCACCGCCGGGACGGGATGA